The Chloroflexota bacterium genome has a segment encoding these proteins:
- a CDS encoding gamma-glutamylcyclotransferase — protein MASDDKREPAAPDDDCVVPSHPVPAGELSRYSVEGDSHSESDIANYVNSQAQDQTVLHVEKIKEAIVLREAYEMWDVTTDKDRWWVLTNLTNLYSQRHFPSLDYTLSFHIGLMARLRSRSDRVDGTDPTPFDEVFRRIDQAERRFERAVEPDEFQAVGMHLRESLISLIYATRRRAELPAKIELPQGANFVSWSELLMNHLCSGSSNKKLRQHLKNISKDTWQLVNWLTHDRSANKTAASVAIHSCQTIIGHFIQVLERSRTDKTEECPVCKSRNIRTHFDLAIQPDGDYYLSCGACAWTNHPGQAHDEV, from the coding sequence ACGACTGCGTCGTTCCTTCTCACCCAGTTCCGGCGGGCGAACTAAGCCGCTACTCTGTGGAAGGCGACTCGCACTCGGAAAGCGACATCGCCAATTACGTCAATAGCCAGGCTCAGGATCAGACCGTCTTGCATGTCGAGAAGATCAAGGAAGCAATAGTCCTCCGTGAGGCCTATGAGATGTGGGATGTAACCACCGACAAAGATCGGTGGTGGGTCCTGACCAATCTAACCAATCTGTACTCTCAACGTCATTTTCCAAGCCTCGACTACACGCTGTCGTTTCACATTGGACTCATGGCCAGACTGCGCAGTCGCTCCGATCGGGTAGACGGAACCGATCCGACGCCGTTTGACGAAGTGTTTAGGCGTATCGATCAGGCCGAGCGCAGGTTTGAGCGAGCAGTCGAGCCCGATGAGTTTCAGGCAGTCGGCATGCACCTGAGGGAAAGCCTGATATCGCTGATTTACGCAACGAGGCGTCGTGCGGAGCTCCCCGCGAAGATCGAGCTTCCGCAAGGGGCCAACTTCGTCTCGTGGTCAGAGCTGCTGATGAATCATCTGTGCAGCGGGAGCAGCAACAAGAAGCTGCGGCAACACCTCAAGAACATCTCGAAGGACACATGGCAGCTCGTGAACTGGCTCACACATGACAGGAGCGCGAATAAGACTGCGGCATCCGTTGCGATCCATTCGTGCCAAACAATCATTGGTCACTTCATTCAGGTCCTCGAACGAAGCCGGACGGACAAAACTGAGGAGTGCCCGGTCTGCAAGTCGCGCAACATCAGGACCCACTTCGATCTCGCGATTCAACCGGACGGCGACTACTATTTGAGCTGTGGAGCATGCGCTTGGACGAATCATCCTGGTCAGGCGCACGACGAGGTCTAA